Genomic segment of Gavia stellata isolate bGavSte3 chromosome 21, bGavSte3.hap2, whole genome shotgun sequence:
GTTTTGCAGGAGTTTGACAAGAAATACAATCCCACTTGGCACTGCATCGTGGGAAGGAACTTTGGCAGCTACGTGACTCATGAGACCAAGCACTTCATCTACTTTTACCTCGGCCAAGTCGCTATTCTTCTTTTCAAGTCTGGTTAGAACCATGGGCTGTTACTGAAACTTGCATCCGGTTACAGGACTGTGTGCTGACTTCTCTGACTAATTACTGCAGCCTTCCTGAGGACGCAGACCTTGATCTTCAAGGGCAATGGCAGGGATTATGCTATAGCAGATGATGGTTACATTGTggacataaaaaggaaaaataccaaa
This window contains:
- the LOC132318840 gene encoding dynein light chain 1, cytoplasmic-like — its product is MSDRKAVIKNADMSEEMQQDAVECATQALEKYNIEKDIAAHIKKEFDKKYNPTWHCIVGRNFGSYVTHETKHFIYFYLGQVAILLFKSG